From Amphiprion ocellaris isolate individual 3 ecotype Okinawa chromosome 10, ASM2253959v1, whole genome shotgun sequence, one genomic window encodes:
- the LOC111580350 gene encoding nuclear receptor ROR-beta-like — translation MRAQIEVIPCKICGDKSSGIHYGVITCEGCKGFFRRSQQNNAMYSCSRQRNCLIDRTNRNRCQHCRLQKCLALGMSRDAVKFGRMSKKQRDSLYAEVQKHQKSQECVGSGGGGSTTLSLPREDGVCGGGAEDAEEGLSRSYSSGGSSSTLSDLDDIAALPDLFDLPLTPEEASEYCSLELLGGGGASTGNTSNSSSASSSSSSLSNQNSPQQTILDGADTNGIQLLHSHSHTHPLLGHTHALLDLPDDCSITDLERITQSIVKSHLDTCQYSAEDMKRFTWVQYTPEETRVFQNKSAEWMWQQCAHHITNAIQYVVEFAKRIAGFMDLCQNDQIILLKAGCLEVLLIRMCRAFNINNSTIFFNGKFAPAQFFKALGCDDLVSAVFDLGKGLCRLQLSDEEMALFSAAVLLSPDRPWLTEGQKVQKLQEKVYLALQHSLHKSGASDEKLDKMVSKLPIMKSICNLHIDKLEFFRLVHPETAYSFPPLYREVFGSDMSLPDSTDS, via the exons CTCAAATTGAGGTCATCCCCTGTAAGATCTGTGGGGATAAGTCCTCAGGAATCCACTATGGAGTCATCACCTGCGAAGGCTGCAAG GGTTTCTTCCGTCGCAGTCAGCAGAACAACGCCATGTACTCCTGTTCTCGCCAGAGGAACTGTCTGATTGACCGAACTAACCGCAACCGCTGCCAGCACTGCCGCCTACAGAAGTGTCTGGCTTTGGGCATGAGTCGAGATG ctgtgaaGTTTGGCCGGATGTCAAAGAAGCAGCGCGACAGCCTCTACGCTGAGGTTCAAAAGCATCAGAAGTCCCAAGAGTGTGTGGGCTCCGGAGGCGGTGGCTCCACTACTCTGTCTTTACCCAGGGAGGACGGAGTCTGTGGCGGCGGTGCAGAGGATGCCGAGGAGGGTCTGAGCCGGTCCTACAGCAGCGGCGGCTCCAGCTCTACTCTCAGCGACCTGGACGACATCGCAGCGCTGCCTGACCTGTTCGACCTGCCGCTGACCCCCGAGGAGGCCAGCGAGTACTGCAGCCTGGAGCTGCTCGGAGGTGGAGGTGCCAGCACTGGGAATACCTCCAACTCATCAtctgcttcttcctcttcctcatccttgTCCAATCAGAATTCCCCGCAGCAGACTATACTGGATGGGGCAGACACCAACGGGATCCAGCTCCTGCattcacactctcacacacatccGCTGCtgggacacacacatgcactgctGGACCTGCCTGATGACTGCTCAATAACAGACCTTG aGCGTATCACTCAGAGTATTGTTAAGTCTCACCTGGACACGTGTCAGTACAGCGCCGAAGACATGAAGAGATTCACCTGGGTACAATACACACCTGAGGAAACACGTGTTTTTCAGAACAAG TCAGCAGAGTGGATGTGGCAGCAGTGTGCACACCACATCACCAACGCCATCCAGTACGTGGTGGAGTTTGCCAAACGTATTGCGGGCTTTATGGACCTGTGCCAGAACGATCAGATTATACTGCTGAAAGCAG GCTGCCTGGAGGTCCTGCTTATACGTATGTGTCGAGCtttcaacatcaacaacagcaCCATCTTCTTCAACGGCAAATTCGCCCCGGCTCAGTTCTTCAAAGCGCTTG gGTGTGATGACCTGGTCAGTGCCGTGTTTGATCTTGGAAAAGGACTCTGCCGTCTGCAGCTGTCTGATGAGGAGATGGCTCTGTTTAGTGCTGCCGTCCTTCTATCCCCTG ATCGACCCTGGCTCACAGAAGGCCAAAAGGTTCAGAAACTCCAGGAGAAAGTCTACCTGGCTCTGCAGCACAGTCTACATAAGAGTGGTGCCTCTGACGAAAAACTGGACAAG ATGGTGTCCAAGCTGCCCATAATGAAGTCTATCTGTAACCTCCACATCGACAAACTGGAGTTTTTCCGTTTGGTCCACCCAGAGACCGCCTACAGTTTCCCACCACTTTATCGGGAAGTGTTTGGCAGCGACATGTCTCTGCCGGACTCCACTGACAGCTAG